The nucleotide window GAGGGATATTGCCCTGTGATGGCATAGTGTCCAATACACACTGGATCCTTACTCGCTCACTATGGTTCTGAGACaggctccacaccaccaggacTCTGCGTTGgacagttactgataatgaaaatgaatgaatgaatgaatgaatgaaggctTCCAGGTGTTTGTGCTGGAAGAACTGGTGGGTGAAAAAACTGGCAGCCAGCATCATAAATAACACACACCCTGGGGCCATCTGTTGTCCAAACTGGAACCAAGTGTCCCCTGTCTTTCTGCTGAATGGGCCTCGACCTATGGGTCCAACACGGGATGTTCTCTAGCAAAAATGAAGGTGGTGGCAGTTACAGCGccactgtgagtgtgtgtgtgtgtgtgtgtgtgtgtgtgtgtgcgcgcgcgctgacTCTGGTACACTGGGCACACACTCTGATGAGCGCGCAATCGCGGTCAGGAATAGAAGTGCGCCAGGCACGCGCGCCGTTTATGAATAAGGACGGAAAAAATGCAATGGGAGGATCGGAGGAGGCGCGTGTGAGCCGCGAGGCTGCGGGGGGCACGGCGTCCCTGGAACCCTCGCCAAGGGCTCGCGGTGACAATAAAACGCACCTTCTCCCTCTCTTAGTTAATGAGAGTCATATGACGGCGCGCCGCAGTGTCACTGCGCGGTGAGGCAGCCCGGCCCGCCTCggttcggctcggctcggctcggctcgacTCGACTCGGATCGGCTCGGTGGTTAAGGACCCGTGCGCGCGTTGCACAAGCGGAGGGCTGTGTCATCGGGGAGGCTGCACCGGGCGGAGTTCCGCGGCTCACAGTCGACTGCTCCAGCGAGGAGCTCACTGTGCTCTCCGCAGACACGCGCACCCGCTGACACGGATCGCATCggttcggctcggctcggctcggatCGGATCGGACTGCTGCAGAACCGATCGGAACCAAGCGGGACCTTTCTGCCTATTCGTCTCAGAGAACTTGGATTAGCCTAGGACGGAATTCTAACAGAGGAGCGGCGCTGGAATTTGAAAAGTGCTCGCCGCTTGTCCCGGCGGGATAGGAGGCATGCACGCGCCCTCTGCCCCGGGTCTCTAACCGTGCATCGCATCGTCGAGGAGCAGCGCTTTGTTTCGCATCCACCCCCCAAGCCCCCTCAGCCCCGCGCGCGCCGACTCGTGCGTGCACCCCGGTCCCGGGTCCCAACCGTCTGCTGCGAGCGGTCACATGAGCGCGCGCTGATCTCGCGCTGTCCAGGACCCGCTCCGCGCGGCACCATGCACGCGCAGCGTACCGCCGGCGCGTCTCCGCTCGTCCGGCACGGGCGGGACAAACGAGTCGACTCGGACGAGCCACCGGCCAAGTGCCCCAGAGCGAGCGAGACGCCCGGTGACGCGGGCTACCTGGGCACCTCGCCGGTGTCCCCCGCGTGGGCAGCTCCCTTCGGCGGCGGCGCGAGCCGCGCGGGTCCGAGCCGCATCTGCAGGTTCCTGCTCATCCCGGCGGCGGACAGGGAGGGGGTGCACTGCGCCTTCGACGTGCGCACGGGCCAGGAGTACGTGTGCAAGGTGAGCGCCGAGGGGAGAGgagacccccccacccacacccacacccacacccacacccacggGGCAGCGCGTGCGGCTCCCTTCTTTTTATGTGTTACGGGCTTGTAGCGCCGGAGGAGCGCGTGCTCTCGGACGGAGGGCGGAGAGAGATCAATGATTGTCAATGGTCAGTGCGATCAATAATCTCATACTGGAGAACGAGTTCGacggggcggtggggggggtcgCTAACTGACATGTCCAGCTAAAATGAGAACACAGAATGACCTGGTGCAGATGGGCGCGCGCGGTTCGCACGAGACGGCGTATGTGGAATTTCAATTAGGGTCCAGTTACCCCccgcggggggagggggggggttgcacAGGGGTGGCTGTCAGATGatgtgcgccccccccccccaacagagaCGACATTAGAATGACATCACAGAGGCTGTGGAGATGATTTCACTCTGTTTCTGTGATACACCATTGTTATGAATGGTGTTCAGTGTACAGTGTGAATGACTGTACCTGAATGGGTCAAATCTAAACTGAGCCAGGcagtataaaggggtaaatcactgtaaacactgcaagTGACTAAAATGAGACACTCTTTGttttgtggaggaaaaaaaagttaataaattcTGCCGCACTGGGCGTGATGTGTCGAAAGCGAGAGGTCAATCACTCAGGTCTGGGTTCCGCCCTCAGGTCTACGCCGTGACCCAGTACCAGGAGAAGATCCAGGCCCACAGCATCGTTCCGCCCCACAGGAACATCTCCCACATTGAAGACATCGTCCTGGGGGACCGGCACGCCTACGTGTTCCTCGAGAAGGACTTTGGCGACATGCACACGTTCGTCAAGGGTTGCGGGCGCTTGGGCGAGGAGCACGCCGCCCGCCTCTTCTACCAGGCCGCCTCCGCCGTGGCCCACTGCCACCGGGCCGGCGTCGTCCTGGGGGACCTCAAGCTCCGGAAGTTCGTCTTCTCCGACGAGAAACGGTAAGGGTCACCCGAGAGGGTGGCGGCGAATTGAATCGGTTGAGAAACCAGtcggaaggttgcaggttcgaatccctgcagTCCGAGCGAAATTCCGTGTTATCGTGTGCTGTAGCAGGACCCTCTCcccagggacttgaaccagcatcCTTCTGGGTTCGAGTAGAGCTCCTTGCGTACTCTTTTGTGCTTTAAGGCTCCGTCGGGTGCTTGACCTGCCCCGCTTGAGCGGCGGCTGTCCAGCGACCAGGCGCATGACCGCGTGAACCTGCAAACTGCCCGAACTTGACATAAGagcatctgcaaaacaaatgacTAATCTGACATAATAGACGGGTTCGAAAGCCCAGCAGGGTTTTGCAATGAAGAAAACGAGCGTAATTTGAAAGCATACAGTGCCTCCTCTTCTTAATCTTTTGTCAGTATACAAATAtggagtttatttttaaaaatagaatatgctttataaaaaaattgtgtagATGTATGAATTTCATTCCATCCATATCACACCACCTGTTCTAAAGCCTTCGGCCTGCGCTTATTCTGAGACAATATTCCACTTGACTAGCGATCGttttttctagaatgttcaacaacgtaaaatatatatatttatgttttaaaatataataatatttattccatatatacatatacgcACATACACagtctatatataaatattcttTAACTACGAGAATAAttgttaaaatgaaagtttcatTAGCAGGTGACATAGAGAGGTCAAACACTCTGCTGATtgtttgtactttattttttaaaataatccagGGTACGAGTCGCGGGGTTTACGAATTACGGTCTCTAATTCACGGGCGGCGGGaggggctgggggctggggtgGATTTCGGCGTGGCCTTTGAGGCGCGAGCCACAGGTGAGAGCGTGACTGGAATAGAGTGGCTGTAGCGCGAGGTGAGACCCCCCCCTCACCCTCCCCCATCTCTCGCAAGGCGCCCGCAGCCGCTCGATGACTCATTCCTGCGCATGCAAAGCAGGAGATGCCTCCAGCAGAGACCATAAACTGGGAGACTTTGTATCCTTCGCCTGCAGATAAGGTTGCGTGGATATTGCTACCCCATGACTAACCCCATGAACCGCAACCctttccctgaaaaaaaaaaataaaataaaatactataaaGGCCAGTTTGGCCTAGATTTGACCGACAACCTCTATCTGAGCGCAGATCGAATGCAAAAACACTTACGCACATCTTGTGATTTCCTTGTGATTGTGAGCCAGCGTTACTGGGACGCGAACAAAAGGGAGAGGCAGtccactccactccacacacacacttctgatcCATTTACACATTTCCTTCACCTGACTATGTCTGAACACGTGCTCGGGGCGAGTTTCGAACCCCTCACACGCCATCAGCCCTTTGACCCCAACGCGTCGCTCGCTCTTTGACGCGAGACCCCCCACGGCTGACCGCCGGGAGTCCGGAGGAAGCTGCCGAAACCCTATATCTCACGGCTGCCATGCTAATTTTGACACGGTGGTTGGCGGGGGCTCGGTGGCGTCATGTACCACGAACGCGGCGGCGCAAGCGGTTCTGGGCGAGTCGAAGCGCAGGCGGCCTCTCGACCCCGCGGCCGGGCAAGAGGCGCAGGTGCAGAATGCATAGCGGGTCCAGCTGACTCAGAGTTTCCATCTTTACCTTTGCGCACCGTAGCGGCTCCAGACGCGTAACCACAGACCTTCCGCACGTCGACTCTGCAGCGTGACCCCGCAGCGGCACTGCGCTCCGTCATAAACGACTGAGGCCTGTCAGACAGACCCCGGTACCCATAATTCCCTGCTACTTTGATTTTTCCAGAGACTCCTTCTCCTTGATCTCCCAAACCGTACGTGCTACAGCGCTGAGTCCCGGTCCGCCTTTAAGAGGACTTTCTCCGCGTTTAAACGACGCCGcatggggtggagggggtgctcGGTCAACTCCCTAGAAACAGCGCAAATGTGCGGACGAACCTTTCTCGCTGCCTCAAACTCCCGACGTGTGCCGTTTATGAAATGCGCAGCACTGCTGGAATGTTCTTCTCTTACGACCCAACTGTCCCCTCGAACGTGTCCCCAGTTTACGACGGGCGGTTGCTGCAGATTATGCCGTAATTTGTTATTAGAGCTAATAATGTCATGTGGACGGTGACAATGATGGacgtgtgtcccccctcccgcTGCAGGACCCATCTGAAGCTGGAGAGCCTGGAGGACTGTCACGTCCTGGAAGGAAAGGACGACTCCATGTCCGATAAGCACGGCTGCCCCGCCTATGTGAGCCCCGAGATCCTCAACAGCTCGGGCTCCTACTCGGGGAAGCAGGCTGACGTGTGGAGCCTGGGGGTGATGCTCTACACCCTGCTGGTGGGTCGTTACCCATTCCATGACACTGACCCCACCATGCTCTTCTCCAAGATCCGCCGGGGGCAGTACTGCCTCCCCGACAGCCTCTCGCCCAAGGCCAAGTGCCTGGTGCACAGCCTGCTGCGCAGGGACCCCTGGGAGAGACTTACGGCTGCCGAGATCCTTCTCCACCCGTGGTTCCAGAGCgcacaggaagcaggaagtgccGAGCAGGAAGCGGGGCCTGCAGACCAGACTGTGCCCACTTTCCATCTGGAGGAGGACGAGTCTCTGTTCTGCTGACGCATGGACAGTGGACTGACATGCTTTCACTACATTTTAAGTGTTCT belongs to Scleropages formosus chromosome 18, fSclFor1.1, whole genome shotgun sequence and includes:
- the LOC108940502 gene encoding tribbles homolog 1-like, with amino-acid sequence MHAQRTAGASPLVRHGRDKRVDSDEPPAKCPRASETPGDAGYLGTSPVSPAWAAPFGGGASRAGPSRICRFLLIPAADREGVHCAFDVRTGQEYVCKVYAVTQYQEKIQAHSIVPPHRNISHIEDIVLGDRHAYVFLEKDFGDMHTFVKGCGRLGEEHAARLFYQAASAVAHCHRAGVVLGDLKLRKFVFSDEKRTHLKLESLEDCHVLEGKDDSMSDKHGCPAYVSPEILNSSGSYSGKQADVWSLGVMLYTLLVGRYPFHDTDPTMLFSKIRRGQYCLPDSLSPKAKCLVHSLLRRDPWERLTAAEILLHPWFQSAQEAGSAEQEAGPADQTVPTFHLEEDESLFC